A portion of the Oxynema aestuarii AP17 genome contains these proteins:
- a CDS encoding STAS domain-containing protein codes for MSSPANFEVIRPTGILDATQASQLRREIAHCLEKETEIVLVNLEQVAFIDSSGLGALVSALKMVRNSGGALFICSINDQVRMLFDLTSMDRVFKIYENEERFRQDALDRPFA; via the coding sequence ATGAGTTCTCCCGCAAATTTTGAAGTGATCCGACCTACGGGAATTTTAGACGCCACTCAAGCCAGTCAACTCCGGCGAGAGATCGCCCATTGTCTGGAGAAGGAGACCGAAATTGTGCTGGTCAATCTCGAACAGGTGGCGTTTATTGATAGTTCGGGGTTGGGGGCCTTGGTCTCCGCACTCAAAATGGTGAGAAATTCGGGAGGGGCGTTGTTTATCTGTTCGATCAACGATCAAGTCAGGATGTTGTTCGATTTGACGAGTATGGATCGGGTGTTTAAAATTTACGAGAATGAGGAACGTTTCAGGCAAGATGCTCTCGATCGCCCCTTC
- a CDS encoding DUF3474 domain-containing protein, with product MQVNTYEFTENLKPETASESADLPFTLAQLKAAIPSDCFEPSTWRSLSYFFLDIGAIAGLYAIAHTVDSWFFWPIFWLAQGTLFWALFVVGHDCGHRSFSRHLWVNDLFGHLAHTPILVPFHGWRISHRTHHKNTGSLENDESWYPISESQYQQMSWLEKFARFQMVPFLYPLYLFKRSPGKKGSHFNPSSPLFRPSEKGQILTSTVCWIAMVGLLAVLTYQWGWLWLLKYYLGPYVVFVVWLDLVTFLHHTDPEIPWYRSDEWTFLKGALSSIDRSYGFIDPIHHNIGTHVAHHIFLSMPHYHLKRATEAIKPILGDYYRHSDESILKAFWKSYRRCYFVPDTGKVVYYQAPNTAK from the coding sequence GTGCAAGTCAATACATACGAGTTTACAGAAAATCTCAAGCCCGAAACCGCCTCGGAAAGTGCCGATCTGCCTTTCACCCTCGCACAGTTGAAAGCTGCAATTCCGAGTGATTGTTTCGAGCCTTCGACCTGGCGCTCTCTGAGCTACTTTTTCTTGGATATCGGGGCGATCGCGGGATTGTACGCGATCGCCCATACCGTTGACTCTTGGTTTTTTTGGCCGATCTTCTGGCTGGCGCAAGGAACCTTATTCTGGGCTTTATTTGTCGTCGGACACGATTGCGGTCACCGTTCGTTCTCCCGCCATTTGTGGGTCAACGACCTGTTCGGACATTTAGCCCATACCCCGATTCTGGTCCCCTTCCACGGTTGGCGGATCAGTCACCGCACTCATCATAAAAATACGGGCAGTCTGGAAAATGACGAAAGTTGGTATCCCATCAGCGAAAGCCAGTACCAGCAAATGAGTTGGCTGGAAAAATTCGCCCGTTTCCAGATGGTTCCCTTTCTTTATCCTTTGTATCTTTTCAAGCGATCGCCCGGGAAAAAAGGGTCTCACTTCAATCCGAGCAGTCCCTTATTTCGGCCTTCGGAGAAAGGACAAATTCTCACCAGTACCGTTTGTTGGATTGCCATGGTCGGCTTACTCGCCGTCTTGACCTACCAGTGGGGCTGGCTGTGGTTGCTCAAATACTACCTCGGCCCTTACGTAGTATTTGTCGTGTGGCTTGATTTAGTCACCTTCTTACACCACACCGATCCCGAAATTCCCTGGTATCGCAGTGACGAGTGGACTTTCCTCAAAGGGGCGCTGTCGAGCATCGATCGCAGCTACGGGTTCATCGACCCGATCCACCACAATATCGGCACCCACGTCGCCCACCACATCTTTCTGAGTATGCCCCACTACCACCTGAAGCGGGCGACCGAAGCGATTAAACCGATTTTGGGCGACTATTACCGTCATTCCGACGAGTCGATCCTCAAAGCCTTCTGGAAGTCGTACCGCCGTTGTTATTTCGTTCCCGATACGGGCAAGGTCGTTTACTACCAAGCCC